Part of the Candidatus Omnitrophota bacterium genome is shown below.
AGATAATATTTTCGTGTTAGATCTCCCTCCTTATTACGTCTATTGGGCGTAGAAAGGAGGGATTTTTATTGTTTGACAGTGCGGTGGGGGCAGGTTATAATATTTACTCAAATTTAAAAAGTGGAGGATTAAAATGGTAATAGATAAGAAAAAAGAAGAGGTAAAAGACAGTTCTGATCGTCAAAAAGCGCTGGAACTAGCGCTTGCCCAGATTGAAAAACAGTTTGGCAAAGGTTCAATTATGAAGCTGGGGGCCCACACCAAGGCTAACGTTGAGGTTATTCCTACAGGCGCCCTTACTCTTGATTTAGCTTTAGGCGTAGGAGGCTTGCCGCGCGGCAGAGTAATCGAAATATTCGGCCCGGAAGCTTCCGGAAAGACCACGCTTACTTTAACGGCGATAAGAGAAATCCAGAAAAAAAGCGGAGTAGCGGCTTTTATCGATGCTGAACATGCTTTTGATTCAACTTATGCCAAGTTAATCGGCGTAAACTTAGATGACCTGTTAATTTCTCAGCCGGATACGGGTGAGCAGGCTTTAGAGATTGCCGAAACCCTGGTGCGTTCCAATGCCGTGGATTTAGTGGTGATTGATTCGGTGGCGGCATTGACCCCGCGGGCGGAAATCGAAGGAGAGATGGGTGATTCGCATATGGGGCTTCAGGCGCGCCTGATGTCCCAGGCATTGCGTAAATTGACCGGCTCAATCAGCAAATCGCGCACTACCGTAATTTTTATCAATCAGCTGC
Proteins encoded:
- the recA gene encoding recombinase RecA, whose amino-acid sequence is MVIDKKKEEVKDSSDRQKALELALAQIEKQFGKGSIMKLGAHTKANVEVIPTGALTLDLALGVGGLPRGRVIEIFGPEASGKTTLTLTAIREIQKKSGVAAFIDAEHAFDSTYAKLIGVNLDDLLISQPDTGEQALEIAETLVRSNAVDLVVIDSVAALTPRAEIEGEMGDSHMGLQARLMSQALRKLTGSISKSRTTVIFINQLREKIGVMFGSPETTPGGRALKFYSSVRLDVRRIAYLKEADKVIGNHVRVRVVKNKVAPPFREAEFDILHNEGIAKTGAVIDAAVNLEVVAKSGTWLSYEDKKLGQGREAAIKFLKENPKVQEDIEKAARKKSSEAE